CTGGCTGATATTGCGATCCAGGCATTTATTTACCGCGTGGCAAAATATATCGGTTCCTATGTAGCAGCTATGAACGGTGTTGACGCTATTGTGTTTACTGCTGGCGTGGGTGAGAACGATAAGCCGATCAGAGGTGCGGTTTGTGAATATTTAGGCTACCTTGGTATTTCTATTGATGCTGAAGCCAATAAAGCAAGAGGAAAACGTGTCATGATCTCCACACCGGATTCCAAGGTAAAGGTATGCGTAATTCCTACCAATGAAGAGCTGGCCATTGCAAGAGAGACAAAAGCTCTGGTATAATCCGGAATAAAATGGTACATGATGTTGAGTATGGGTTACAGTTCAGCCATACCATTCATTAGTATGGCTGAACTGTTACTTCAAATATGGAAATATTTGTTGACAAATGTTGCACCCATATGTATAATAACATAGGTGCGTATTAGGAGACTAGTATGCTTATTAATTTAACTGAGTTGTTCACCCTTGAAGGGAAAGAGAAAACTTACACACCCGATCTTGATATGAAGGTCTATCACGGGCCAGGCGGTGATTATGAAGTAGTAGATGCAGAACCTGTGCTGCTGCGGATTATGAATCTTGGAGGCAAAAAGCTGGTAGTGGAAGGAAAAGCGAAATTAGCTTTGATCATTCCATGTGACCGCTGTTTGGATCCGGTACGTGTTGACCTAAGTTTTGATGTAATCCGTGCTCTTGATTTGAGCGAAACGGATTCGGGAATTGTAGAAGATTTCGAAGAACAACCATTTATTAATGGTTATAATCTGGATGTAGACCAGTTGGTTTGTGATGAACTCATACTGAACCTGCCTATGAAAGTTCTCTGCAGTGAAGACTGCAAGGGGATTTGTAATAGATGTGGAACAAATCTCAATCATGAGACTTGTGACTGCGATATTAGGTCTGCAGACCCTAGAATGGCAGTCATCCAGGATATTTTTAAAAAGTTTAAGGAGGTGTAACCATGTCTATCTGTCCAAAGAACAAATCTTCTAAAGGAAGAAGAGACAAACGTAGAGCAAACTGGAAGATGAGCGCTCCAAACTTAGTGAAGTGCAGCAAGTGCGGTGCACTTATGATGCCTCACAGAGTATGCAAGGCTTGCGGTTCTTACAACAAGAAAGAAATCATCAATGTTGAAGCTTAATTTTCTGCAGATTTTGTGGAAATAAGATTTAAACCGTGTCAGACTTAATTAGTAATTTACTTTAAAAAAAGCTGTTACTCAAGGAATTGAGTAGCAGCTTTTTTAATGTTATCGATTATTTAATAAATGGTATTTGTATGCGGACCGAATTGCTTCCTTTGCGTTGTTGATGATGAGAGGAATCCCATGACCTCCTAATATAATATTTGGATCTAAGTTGAGATTCCATAATTTTTGAAAGCTTATCCCCAATTTTTCAGCATTATAACTTAGGTCCCCTTTCCAGCCAGTTCTAACATCTGTCCCGGTTTCCCCTTCTACGAAAAACATGTCTCCTGTAAATAGGATCCTGTCATCATCAACCTTGGTATAATAAAGAATAGTTCCATCGGTATGTCCGGGCATGGGATAAACGATTATATGCAAGTCATCAAATGTTAAAATTTGATCCTCCTTAAGTATAACATCAGCAACACAGGGAGGCGCCATATGATTAGTAAAGGGACTATTTGGCCCAAAGTCACCTTTTTGGAGCGTCTCATTATCTACACCAACATATATTTTTGCACCTTGATTCTGGAAATAGGCCGCACAACCAGCATGGTCATCATGACCATGGGTAAGGAGAACGGCTGAAATTTCTTCCTCTTTAATTTTCCAATAAGCTAGATTATTTCGGATAGTCGTCAAAGCATCCGGTTTACTGCTATCAACCATTATATAACCATTCTTGGTTTTAATCAGATAGGCATTTCCCAATTCGCCATAGCTGCCTCCTGAGATCAGATAAAGATTATCTCTAATTTTCATTATGATTCCTCCTGTTGTAGCTTTCGATATATTCTTCCAATTCAGTTTTGATGGTACTGACCTTAGTACCGTAGATCACCTGCAGATTATTACCTTTTTGAATAACTCCTGCAGCACCCGTAGATTTAAGGAGTGCCTCATCGGTTTTTGCGGCGTCTTTTACAACCACTCTTAAACGTGTAGCACAATTATCTAAATCCACAATATTATCCATTCCACCCAGTCCATCAACGATTTGCACATACATATCTGTGGATGTACCTGCTTTTTCTTTTGCCTCAGCTTTCTTCTTTTCAAGGTAATCCGCTTTTGTATATAATTTAGAATCCTCATCGTCTTCCCGGCCAGGTGTTTTTATATTTAATTTCGTTATGGCAAACCGGAAAACAACATAATAAATAATTGCGTAAGCGAAACCTACGAGTAATACGGCAATCCAGTTTGTTCGCGCGTTCCCGGGTAAAATACCATATAAGGCGAAATCAAGGGCTCCGCCTGAGAAAGTATACCCCACACCTGCATTCAGTATGTTTACAACCGCAAAGGAGATGCCGCCTAAAACACAATGGATCCCAAAGTATAGAAGCGGAGATACAAATAAGAATGAAAACTCAAGCGGTTCTGTAATGCCTGTTAAGAAAGATGCAAGGGCGGAAGAGAAGAGGAGGCCTTTGATTTTAGCTTTTTTCTGTTTGTAAGCCGTATGATACATAGCCAGGGCAGCGGCCGGAAAGCCGAACATCATAATGGGATAGTTGCCGGAGTAAAATTTTGCAACAGACGGACTGATCACATCTCCATTTGCAAGCTGGGCAAATAAGATGTTCTGAGCTCCCTCTAAAACCGTTCCATTGACCTCAGCAGTTCCGCCTAAAGCAGTTTGCCAGAAAGGCATATAAAAAACATGGTGCAGTCCTGTTGGTATCAGCGCCCGCAGAATAAAACCGTAAAGGAAACTCCCGAAATAACCTAATTTTGCAATCCCTATACCAAGTAAGGCGATCCCTTGTCCCAGAAGCGGCCAGATGATGGCGAAAACAATTCCCATAGCAATAGCTGCGCAGGCAGAAATGATCGGGATAAAGTGGGTTCCTCCAAAAAAGGATAACATATCAGGCAATTTTATTTTATAATATCTGTTATGAAGCCGGGCAACCACTAAGCCGATGATAACTCCGCCTAAAACACTTGTATTCATCGTATTTTCAAATCCTAAAAAGCTGCTTATTAGCCCTGGGGTTTGATTAAGCTTTTCCAGGTCCATAAAATTCTTAACAATACTCATGATGGCCATATTCATGACAAAGTAGGCAATAACGGCGGATAAAGCGGCAATCTCTTTGCTTTTTTGAGCCAGGCCAATCGCAATTGCAACGGCAAATAAGAGAGGAAGAAGCCCAAAGACAATATTTCCGCTATCTGCCGCAACCCTTAGAGACTTATACAACCAACCTCCTTCTTTTACGATTGATCCATAAGCTGTACTGGTAAATGTAGAGCCGATACCTAAAAGAAGACCGGCAATGGGGAGGACAGCAACAGGTAACATGAATGATTTGCCGATTTTTTGTAATGTACCAAAGACTTGATGTTTCATAATGTAATCCCCTTTCTGCCGCTGTCGCTGGCGGCGTAAATAGAAATGAAAAATGGATGCGACGAATGAAATGATCAATAGTGATAATTGAATATTACAACTTCATGCATTATTTTGCAATATATTTTTTAAAATAATTTTAACTATTGCAAGACAATGCATAATGTTGTATACTTGATGGGTAAGGAGATGATAACTATGCTTGTGGAAGAACGTTTAGCAAAGATTCAGGAAATCGTTGAAAAAAAGAAGAATGTAACAATGGAAGAATTGGTGGACCAATTAAATGTATCTAAGGACACCGTTCGACGTGATTTAATTAAGCTTGAGAAGAAAGGTGTATTAAAGAGAACTTATGGAGGTGCAATATACGGAAAAAAAGAAGCCCTGATTATGGGCTACGAAGAAAGATCGAAGATATATTCCACTCCAAAGAAAAAGATTGCAGAAGCTGCAGAACCGCTCATTTCAGAATTTTCCTCTGTTATCTTTGACTCTTCAACCACGGTGGAAGCGGTGATTCCCTTGCTGGCTTCCAAAAGCCTGACCGCCATAACCAATTCTTTAACGCATGCGGTTGAGTTGGCAAAACACGGTAATAAGGATATCAAAGTGGTGGGAGGGAAACTGCACCAGATACAACTGTTTTTATACGGTAGCGATACGGTGCTGGAATTATCCCAGTACAGGGTTGACTATACACTGCTGGGAGTATTCGCAATTACCGGTACTGGGCTTTATATCCATACGGAAGAGGAAGGTCTGGTTAAAAGAGCCATGGTCAATTGTGCCAAGAAAGTCATCGCAGTCGCAGATTCTACAAAAATGGATACAACAGGCTTCTTCAAAGTCTGCGCATTAGAGGATATTGATGTTTTAATTACGGATATAGAACCCTCCCCGGATTTCCAACGTGATCTGCAGGAGCATGGTGTGGATTTAATTATCGCCGGATAAACTGCAATTCATTCATAGGAGGAATTATGATGTTAAATTTTGATCGAATTTACTTAAATACGAATTTACCGGAGCCAAAAACCTACAATGAAGTTTGTCCTGTTTTATTGTCGGACCCAACGATGGAGGAGCGGTATCATAAGATAATAGCCGGAATGAAGGAAAGAGAACTCGATTATCTGGTAATTTATGCAGACAAGGAGCATAGTGGGAATTTCGAATACTTAACCGGCTTTATTCCGCGCTTTGAGGAAGCTTTGCTAATCTTAAAACAGGATCACAAGATATATTACCTCTTAGGAAATGAAAATCTAAAGATGAGCCAATATACCCGGCTGCCTGGCCATGTTATCCATGTCCCTTCCTTTTCGCTGCCAAACCAGCCTATGGAAAGTGAAATTGCTTTGGATTCTATTTTTGAACGGCAGGGGTTAAACCAGGCAAATAGAATAGGGCTAGTGGGCTGGAAGCTATTTACGGGCATTGAAGCGAAAGAAGGTCCTTTTGATATTCCTTACTATATTGTTGAAGCACTAAAGAGAAGTGCACGGCCAGACGTGAATTTAGTGAATGCAAATGATTTATTTATAGGGCCAGATAAAGGTGTTCGTATTACCAATAATGCAAATGAAATCGCTCATTATGAATACGGAGCCAATCTTTCCTCCAACTGCATTTTAAATGCACTAAATGCCATTGAAGTGGACAAGGCGGAAATCGAGATAGGCAAATACTTAACGGCAGATGGTCAGGTTAATACAGTGGTACCGATTGCCGCAACTGGAGAGAGATTTCAGCAGGCGAATCTCTATCCCACTGCAAAAAAGATTCAACGAGGAGATGCATTTTCTCTTACAACAGGCTTCAAAGGAGGCCTTTCAAGCAGGACTGGTCTTGTGGTCAGTAATGAGACAGAACTTCCTCAGGACCAGAAGGATTATCTGGGAAGAGTTGTTTATCCTTATTACAATGCAGTCGTTGCTTGGCTGGAAAATTTAAGGATAAATAAAACTGGAAAGGAAATCTATCAGCTGATAGAGACAGTCTTGCCGAAAGAACAGTATGGCTGGTCTTTAAATCCAGGACATTTAACCGCAGATGAGGAATGGATGTCGTCACCTATTTATCCGGGCTCAGAAAATAGAATTCAAAGCGGAATGATTTTTCAGATTGACATCATTCCATCCGTACCAGGATATACGGGCGTAAGCGCGGAAGATTGTATTGCCATTGCGGATGAAGCTCTGAGAGTAAGGATTCAGGAAGAATATCCCGGTTTATGGAAACGGATTCTTGAAAGAAGAGAATATATAACTCATACATTAAATATTTCCTTATCGGATGAAATCCTTCCGCTTTCCAATACGGTTGGCTATTTGAGACCTTTCCTACTAAACAAATCGGCTGCAATGTGCTGTAATAATTCTTGAATGGGTATTAGAACTGTTTTATAGATCTTTTTTAATGGAAGAAAGGCGGCTGCTGGCAGTCATTCATGAAATAGGTCTAAAAGTAGTTAGGGGTAGTTATATGCTTTCATACCTTGTGTCCTAGAACCAGACACTTCAAAGACCGATATAGCCGGTGTGTAATGGGAAAGACGACGCTTTTGCAGCGCCAAAGCGGATTCGCGGAATACAATAAGATTTGCCCTTGCGGTGTGGAACTGCAGGGGCTTTTTCTTTCCAGAGATTAGCTGAACTTTGAATTTTTCCATTATGTTTTAAGAGATTTTTCAGTTTCCTACAACCCATTAAAACTCTTAGGATTTCCTGATCGGACAGTTGCCTTTCGCTGGTAACGTTGGCTAGAGTCTGATGTATTTCTTTTTCACGGTAATGCTGCTTAAGTCCATCTATCCGGAAGATCTCACATATATACAGTTACAGAACAACAAAAAAAGTAAGTGCTTTCATTTAATTGAAACCCTTCATGAATTACATTAAAATCATGCCATAGAATGTCAATATTTGCAATGTTTTGTACTATATATGAAATGAATTATAAAGAATTAGGTGCTATAATTTAAAAAAGCTAAGTGTAAGCACTTACATAAAAAGCGAAGGTGAAAACACTTAAACAGGCTTTAAGACCCCATTTATTTAAGTGAAAAAGGTGAAAGGAGAGAAAAGCATGATAAAGGTTAAACAGTGGGCTACGGCAGGGGTGGCGGCTGCTATGGCAGTGTCCTTAAGCGCCTGCGGCGGAAGCAAGAGCGTAAATGAGTCAGCGCCGGTGGCGGCGGAAACGGATTCTGTGACGGCAGGAAAGTATATCCCGTTAAACGTGGAGGACCCCATTGAATTTGCCGGGACTAATATCACGTATCAGGGAAAAACCATTCCTCTCGGTCCAAAGGCAATCTATCTGGATGGTTCCCTGGCCGATGAGACAGCAGGCCGTTATGATTATGTGTACAATGACATAACAGAGGCTTTAAGCGCCCAGGCGTTGAAAAATGGCACAGAGCAGGAGCCTATGACGATTTATATTGCGCCATATGTGTACTGGATTGACGATCCGGAAGCGTCAGATACTCTGGAAAAAACGGAAGGCTATGAGGTTCCCTACGGTATGGTGGTGGACTGTGAGTGGCTTTCGCTAAAGGGACTTACCCAAGACCCGGACCATGTGGTTTTAGCTGGCAACCGGGGCCAATCTCACGGTGCCGACGGAAACTATACGATGTTCCGGTTCAATAACAATGGAACCGGACTGCAGGTTCAGAATTTAACAATTGGCAATTACTGCAGTGTGGATTTAGATTATGCGCTGAAGCCGGAGTTAAATCATGAGAAACGGACCTCCACCATTACACAGGCTCAGTTGGCAGATTTGTCCGGGGATAGGATGTTTGCGGAAAACTGTAATTTTATCAGCCGCTTAAATCTTCGTCCCATCAATGGCGGAGAAAGAAGCCTGTATAATAACTGCCATTTTGAGAGCACAGATGATGCCATAAACGGAAATGCAGTTTTTGTGGGCTGCGATTTTGACTTTTACGGAAACAGACCGCTGGC
This genomic stretch from Lacrimispora sphenoides harbors:
- a CDS encoding YceD family protein; this encodes MLINLTELFTLEGKEKTYTPDLDMKVYHGPGGDYEVVDAEPVLLRIMNLGGKKLVVEGKAKLALIIPCDRCLDPVRVDLSFDVIRALDLSETDSGIVEDFEEQPFINGYNLDVDQLVCDELILNLPMKVLCSEDCKGICNRCGTNLNHETCDCDIRSADPRMAVIQDIFKKFKEV
- the rpmF gene encoding 50S ribosomal protein L32: MSICPKNKSSKGRRDKRRANWKMSAPNLVKCSKCGALMMPHRVCKACGSYNKKEIINVEA
- a CDS encoding MBL fold metallo-hydrolase; protein product: MKIRDNLYLISGGSYGELGNAYLIKTKNGYIMVDSSKPDALTTIRNNLAYWKIKEEEISAVLLTHGHDDHAGCAAYFQNQGAKIYVGVDNETLQKGDFGPNSPFTNHMAPPCVADVILKEDQILTFDDLHIIVYPMPGHTDGTILYYTKVDDDRILFTGDMFFVEGETGTDVRTGWKGDLSYNAEKLGISFQKLWNLNLDPNIILGGHGIPLIINNAKEAIRSAYKYHLLNNR
- a CDS encoding PTS transporter subunit EIIC, which encodes MKHQVFGTLQKIGKSFMLPVAVLPIAGLLLGIGSTFTSTAYGSIVKEGGWLYKSLRVAADSGNIVFGLLPLLFAVAIAIGLAQKSKEIAALSAVIAYFVMNMAIMSIVKNFMDLEKLNQTPGLISSFLGFENTMNTSVLGGVIIGLVVARLHNRYYKIKLPDMLSFFGGTHFIPIISACAAIAMGIVFAIIWPLLGQGIALLGIGIAKLGYFGSFLYGFILRALIPTGLHHVFYMPFWQTALGGTAEVNGTVLEGAQNILFAQLANGDVISPSVAKFYSGNYPIMMFGFPAAALAMYHTAYKQKKAKIKGLLFSSALASFLTGITEPLEFSFLFVSPLLYFGIHCVLGGISFAVVNILNAGVGYTFSGGALDFALYGILPGNARTNWIAVLLVGFAYAIIYYVVFRFAITKLNIKTPGREDDEDSKLYTKADYLEKKKAEAKEKAGTSTDMYVQIVDGLGGMDNIVDLDNCATRLRVVVKDAAKTDEALLKSTGAAGVIQKGNNLQVIYGTKVSTIKTELEEYIESYNRRNHNEN
- a CDS encoding DeoR/GlpR family DNA-binding transcription regulator, with product MLVEERLAKIQEIVEKKKNVTMEELVDQLNVSKDTVRRDLIKLEKKGVLKRTYGGAIYGKKEALIMGYEERSKIYSTPKKKIAEAAEPLISEFSSVIFDSSTTVEAVIPLLASKSLTAITNSLTHAVELAKHGNKDIKVVGGKLHQIQLFLYGSDTVLELSQYRVDYTLLGVFAITGTGLYIHTEEEGLVKRAMVNCAKKVIAVADSTKMDTTGFFKVCALEDIDVLITDIEPSPDFQRDLQEHGVDLIIAG
- a CDS encoding M24 family metallopeptidase produces the protein MMLNFDRIYLNTNLPEPKTYNEVCPVLLSDPTMEERYHKIIAGMKERELDYLVIYADKEHSGNFEYLTGFIPRFEEALLILKQDHKIYYLLGNENLKMSQYTRLPGHVIHVPSFSLPNQPMESEIALDSIFERQGLNQANRIGLVGWKLFTGIEAKEGPFDIPYYIVEALKRSARPDVNLVNANDLFIGPDKGVRITNNANEIAHYEYGANLSSNCILNALNAIEVDKAEIEIGKYLTADGQVNTVVPIAATGERFQQANLYPTAKKIQRGDAFSLTTGFKGGLSSRTGLVVSNETELPQDQKDYLGRVVYPYYNAVVAWLENLRINKTGKEIYQLIETVLPKEQYGWSLNPGHLTADEEWMSSPIYPGSENRIQSGMIFQIDIIPSVPGYTGVSAEDCIAIADEALRVRIQEEYPGLWKRILERREYITHTLNISLSDEILPLSNTVGYLRPFLLNKSAAMCCNNS